The genomic interval TACTTCAAATCTCAATCTGACAAACCACAACACTTTAATACTGTCCTGCtaattcttgtttttttttaatgatgactCGACTCATTGATTATCAGATACTTTCTCACGGTCAGCGAATTTGGCAACTGAGTGTTGCATTACAAAGCTACGAAGTTTCGACATAGCCAGGCCTTCTTTGTGTTAGCTGGCTCAACTAAAACCCCAGTCAGAGTTAAAGGGTATCATGATGGTGGCTATCCACTTTCTCGGGTTTCTTCATTTGGGTCTATGTGCGTTCCCATTAAAAGGGGGCGTTGCTCGACATTAGAATCTTCTACCAAACCAAATGGATCGATACTGTGCCGCCTACTTCACTCAAGAGGAACCTGTCATTACAATGGATAGCTATGAATACAGTGTTGCTGAAAATAAGGCAATCAAGGAATGCTTACAGAAAATTGCTAATTGTATACATGTGTAAGACAGCTGCACATTTTACAGCTGTACAATAAACTTGATGCAGCATATTTTAACAATACACTCAATTGTTGGATTTTCATGATTGTTGataatatttaaatttatttaaatcttAACTTTTGTGTCATATGTTATTGTTGACATTGGCAGTGactgatttttaaaaattaataatCACAACTTACCCCAGTAATCCTCAGGACACCTTCAATACTAGCAAAGGCAAAGTAGAGGATTCCAAGCCCCACAACTCGGTGCATGACTTGCCCCAGTCGAGGCCTAAAACAAtacagacaaaaagagagagcggTGAATTGCCAGAATTTTTTGTACAACAATTTGGGGATTTTCAATCAACAAACACGTATCAGGTTTGTGTTCAAACACATGTCCACATACTTTACAATGCCATAGCCAAGACTGACGATGATGACGAGCAATCGAGCCAAAATCCTCTTGAGGGCAGAAACCAGCTCGGCAAAGATTAACAAGCCTGGAGCTGAAGGCAACAGAGACCGttgaataaattacatttacaaaaccaAATATTTGACTTTCTCAAATGGTAATGATGATCTGGAGACACTCACAAGCAGAGCCTACAGCGTTAGTATTTTCATATTCGGCACAGAAGACAGCTTTTTCCACCATGCCGAGGAATATGACCCCCGCTATCCAAAACTGGATCCTCAGCAGATCCTTCCAGTAGCACGCTGCCCAGATAAACCACAGCAGGGCGTAGAAGATGTACACTATGCACATCACCATGTAGAACTACAAACAGACAGTGAGGGGTTAGTGTATAAACACATGTGGAAGCAGTCATCCCACATggtttttctttctattttttccatttctatTTGATAGGATTTAGGAGTCAGATGTTGCTCTTGAGTTCATCTAATCTTGTCAATTGGACTGTATTTTCTATTGTATTTGAGGTGAACTGTCCATTTTAAAAGCAGCAGACAAAAGCGTTTGACTGTTGCGTCACTACTAATGTGCACAAACCAAAAACATTGTCTATTAAAAAACCTCATAATAGCTATGAAAGAATCATGGCCACATAATATTaatgtacatatattttttcaaatagGTACATTTATGTTCGCGCAACTTAAATCACAAAAGGTTGTCTACTTACAATCATGAGAGGCCATTCGGTGATAGAAATGTAGCCATGGCTGCCTTTCATCACCACATCAACTGGAAAATAAAATCCAACCATTACACAAATATTcaaaacacattaacatgtttgtttttttcctggttGAAAGCTTCAGTTTTGGCTTCAAACCAGCTTTGCATTTATAAGCCAGGTTCTGATTAGCCAATACTGCACGTTATTGCACCACCAACCAATCCATGCTTTGAACTGCATTTATATGCAGAGTAAAATAATAGAGGGTGTTTAAGTTCCTCTGTACACAATATTTTAAGTGCACATGATTTGATTATCTGTAaagataataacaaataaaaaatatcaccTGTTAAATTCCAATTGGCATCCTGTTTACTAGACACAATTTTAACAACCAGCAAGTAAGGCCCGTCCTTCCACGTTGTGGCTATGACGTTGTCTTTGATTTTCACACTGCTTTTGTTGgcgttgctgctgctgtcataCTCCTCAGTAATCCATTTGGAGTCGTTTTCTTCCTGCAGTATAACAATAGGTTACTTTCATGCAGTACTATTTTTGTGCAAGAAACACACTAAAGACACGGAATACGTCAGGTTATGTTAATTCTCTTACTTTTCAGGAAGATTTTACATATTTGCCTACTTTAACTTACACtattctattaaaaataaagtgtgtttatgttttcttaCAGGCACTTCCCCCTCAACAGGTGGATTGACTGTACGTGCATCTGCCTTGGCTTTCTGAAAAACAGACAATTACTGGACGTTGAGAGATAATAAATGccaagatgtgtgtgtctgtgtgacaaTACTGAGGCAAGTAAAGTAAGAAACCTACTTTGAGCATTGGAAAGGAGTGCAGCCCATTGCTACATTGTATGGGGCCGTGTTTGTGTTCGATGAACTCCCCTTGTCCGAGGGGATTTGGATCCAGGCCCTCCCCACGACTCAGAGGTGTTCTCCCATACATTTCCTTCAGACAATAACAGTTACAACTCAGCTTTTAGAAACAATAAAGGCTAGATAGACAGACTGTCAGTTAATTCGCAACACATTAGGCTTATGTACTTACTTCAATATTGTTGAATTCATTGTGACAGGGGTAGTATTTTAAATACCAGTGAATAGAGAAGGTCATGTCCTCAGGACAGGCAAACTGCACAACTAAAAGATAGGGACACGATTGATGAGAAACACAAAAGGGCAAATTTTTTGAATAAGTCATCATCCATGTTTCCACATCTTACCTTTCAATTcaatgtctgtgtttttatacatgGATTTTCGTAACAGCAGTGGTCTTGAGGTCTGCAGGAAAATTAATTAAGTTTGTTAGCTGGAGGGCAAAGACATGATCATTTTTCCTATTGATTACATGCATTagtttataataaatgtaaaggtATTATTCATTTAGGCGGAATGGGGCTCAGTGCTTAGTACAGGTATTGGTTCAAACGCAaccttttctgtgtttgtgaaaCAGAGAAAAGGCCTAAAGGTCTGGATAATCAGAAACTGTAATATTGTTATGGACAATATGCTGCCTGTCATAGACTGGTGATCTCTCGAGGCTGCACCATGGCCAGGTCAGCACACCTCACAGTGCAACTAGATATAGACACAGATATATAACAACAAAGGGAATTTGAAGCGTCTCGATACATAAATTATTGATCAAGGCTTTCTAACGCTAGTTCTCTTCCAATTGAGTCTGAAAACTGTCTGAAAACTGTCTGAAAActgagagaaaagggagggacTCCACTGCACGAGCAGTTGATTGTAACGCAACTTTCGGGGGGTGTTTCCGTGTATATTGCAGCAATAACGATTGGTGATAAGGAACTCAGACCGAGATACGTACAGCTTCTCTCGGGGAACTCAGTTAAACTACAACGAGTCGCTGGACGGCTGTACAACAGAGCCATAGTGTAGCCAGCTAACTAGTTAGTTAGCCGACGGATGTCCGTCTCCACGGGGTGCATGCTAATAGGAACACCCTCTGCTCTTTTCATACGTCAACCTTCTCTATAAAGGACAACACGTCCAAGTCACGAGTGGTGACTGCGACACAGTGACCGCAGGACAGATTACACGACTGCACCGAGCATAACGAGAGTAACAAGGCTAATGTAGCTCACGTTAGCTAACCGGTGCTGCAGTGTGTCCAGTGTTTCCggtcaaaacaataaaaatactcACATTGACAACTGTGATTTGCCAAAGCCCGGTCTCCGGTGCTGCGTTTACTGCATGTATGGTACCgagtgaaagtaaaaaaaggaCTGCCCAGAGATAGAGGACTCCTCTGGTCGGACAGCTCCACGTCCTCAtcctgacagcagcagccatGTCGGTGTGGGACTGAACATCACCTCCCTGCAGGCGGCGCCGTGAGCCGCCAAACTTTAACGGCTTAACGGTCCGCGTACGTTTTTATCGTTTGTTTTATAGTTTAAACAGaagtacaatttattttctattttctgtttAAAACCAAATACGGAAAATCACCGCCTTTTTCGTCTGAATCCAAAAACGAAAATACGAGAGAATCAAACTTAGATGACGAATTTGGTGCACatccttcttttgtttttacttttgaagAGAGACGTAGCTTAAAGCAAGGTGACCGGAAATATGagtctgtcaaaataaaagccaaggCAATACAACGATTGTATGCAAttatccaaccatccatccattttcaataccgcttatcctcattagggtcgcgggggcgctggagcctatcccagctgacatagggcgaaggcaggggacaccctggacaggccgccagtccatcgagggcacatgtagggacatacaaccattcactctcacattcacacctatgggcaatttagagatcaattaacctgcagcatgtctttggactgtgggaggaagccggagagcccggagagaacccacgctgccacggggagaacatgcaaactccacgcagaaggaccgctccgaccgggaattgaacccgcggccctgtATTCAAttaatatagtttaattaaaGTCCTTTAGTTTAGAGATGTTGCTGTCAGCACAGTATTTATTTCTCCACTGCTGTTTCTTGAGTGAACGCAGAGTAAAAGTGTTACCCTTTCTtccagtagatggcagtataATTGTGTTTAAACCATAAATGTAGTTATATTTACCTGTGTCTTTGATACTTATCTAGGTTATTGATCAACACTCAATAATTGGAGTCACCTGCCATGCTTTGCGTCtctctttaaaagaaaagaaggatttgcaacaaaaaaaatcggCTCGTTATTTTGTccttgtacatttgttttatagtttagtcaaaaatacataaataccaTGTTTTTTTCGTTTTCAGTTTGAAACCAAAAACGGAAAAGCACAGCCATGTTTTCGTATTTTTCGTCTGAATCCAAAAACGAAAATACGAAATAAccgttttttttgcaaattcttcttttgttattttctttgggAGAAACAAAGCAGGGCAGGTGACCGGAAATACGAGTCTGTCAAAACAAAAGCCACGGCAATAGAAGGATTGTAGgcaagacatttttatttacagtctatGATGCAAACACATACCAAGGTAACATTAGAagaacattaattaatcaatataaaTTAAGAAACATGGGCCAATGGGAGCATGTTAGTAACAGTAGTTGACTGCAGGTGGTTTACTGTATCCATATACACGTCAATAATCCAGTTTCAATTAATCATTGCATTTTTTAATTCGACACAGTTTGTAATTTAGTTTAATCAAAGTACTTTTGTGTGCAAAGTTGTTGCTGTTAGAACTCAATTTTATTTTCCCATCTTATTGTGCTGTTTCTTGAGGGAGCAGAGCCTGTCTGAGGAGACGCTGAGTAAAATGTTCCCCTTTCTATCGGTAGATGGCAGTACAAGTGTATTTAAAccatatatatttagttatatttgcCTGTGTAGCTACTGAGCAGTGTTTGAGATTGTTCACTTGTATACCCCGCGTAATGTATGTCACAGGCAAGAAGGGCGTATCAGATGATTGtttgtattgaaagtaaacCTCTCTTTTAGCCAAAATCAGTGGATGCAAAATTCAGTCAGACTGAAAATCTGAAATCTCTGATACGACTGAGACTAACAGCAACATTTTTTTGCTTGATTTGGTATTCATTGTTATGTTGGGTTAAGAGCactgtttacaaaaaaagtagTAAAGTTGATGTATTTTGAGATAATGTAGCAATATTATGAAAAACGGTATTTCAAGATACGTTTGAAATCATATGAAAAAATTTCCTAAAATTGTAAAGTCTATATTTTGAGGAGAAAAGAATTGTCATAATATGACCGGAAAAGGCCataacattttgagaaaaagtTGATATTATAATTCGCTAGTTCAAGGATAAAGTTGAACAATACTTTATAAATTCCCAATTTGTCTCAATATTAATCTTAACAATTGCATTTTTACTCTCTAATACAATTGGTTTTACTCTCAAAACATTGCAactttttttctcaatatttaaatgttatgttttagAATCACACATGTTATGTATACATACTTACACTTAAATATTTCAGAGCAGTTCTTTTCATAGCATATCTCCCCCATTGTTGTAGCTGCCACCTTTTAATTTGACTGCATTTacttgtattattatcatttggATTTACATGATATTATTGACACTGTCACCTATATGAAGGAATCTTGGCAAAATGTATCTCATTTTAATGGCGTCTTGAAGAAATCATCAAATCATGTATTTCTTGATCACTTTACAAATGTTCTGTACATTTCTATATTTACATTGAGACACAAAATCCAATACAGTAAACAATTTCACAGTTCAGTGTATCTTGAGCTTATGGAACATGCATGAACATGTTGGATGTGGACACACATGGACAACATTCCTAACACGGCCATGTTCTCCAGAAAGTCCACATCAGGAAAGGTTGAGGTGCTCGCAGTGCAATGAGGCATACTGTTTAGTACTGACGAACCATAGTGATAGTTTTATTACAGTTTTGATCTGCTGGGTACCAATCTCTACAGCAGGAAAGAGGTATCACTTGAACTGTGATCCATAGCCGTCACATCCCTTGACAAAAGAGGCGTGTCCACTGCAGGAGATCTCATGGAAGGATCAGATGAGACCACCACCACATAACGatcatcctcctcatcgtcctcaTTCTCTAGGCTCCCGTGAATGTCCGCAAAGACGACTGAATTTTCTGCTGCCTGGTGGCTGCAGGAAGGTGACGAGTTGAACACAGGATGTTCTGCAGGTGCCTCTCCATCAGCGTCCTCTTCAGGAAAGCTGGTGTTGATATAGATGATGTCGTCCTTGCTGAAAGACTCCGGCAGCTTTTCTGTGAGCTTTTCTAACATTTCTCGCAGTTGGGGAAAGAAGGGACGGTCCAGTGGATCGGCCCTCCAGCAGCCGTACATGATCTCGTATCTAAAGGCAGGTAAACAGAGGAAATAACGAATGTCATCTCTGTAAAAGCTCAATTTTCGCTACAAAGAATCATTACAACATTTTGGGGATTTCTTTTTAGTGTGAAAAAAGTTTGCATGATTTTTTTCAATTGTTAATTCATAAAGGACCCCAATATGAACCCTTTAAATTACCCCCATTCCTGCAAGGTTTAGACAAACTGTTACACACTCTGGTAAGGTCACCTCCAACACAATCAATAGTCAATACTAGTGTCAAGAAGAGACAACACTCACAGCTCATCCAAACAGTCTCCCGGCTGCTTCAGTCGCTGTCCTTCAAGGAGGTAATCATAGATTTCATGATTCTGGATGCCGGGGTATGGCGTCATGCCTCGTGTAGCGATCTCCCACATGGTAACGCCAAATGCCCACTGCATGACACAGAATCAATAttcaaatatatcaatatatcaacTTCAGgtgatatttcagtttgtgAAAAAACTGTTTTATCCAAATACTATTAATATGTGCTGAGATGAAAGTGTGCTGAAATTTCAAAATGATAAATAAACTACATTTGTAATTGCGGTCCACTATAAttgtgtgatttttctttttttatgtattcagtttctctttccatttccattttgaATTAACAGAGTTGTGTTTCTATGTTACAATATGGGGGTGAACATATCTTTTCCCCATTCAGTTGCATTCATTCTGACTTTTTGTCTATGGCTTCTGTTTCTTCATGACTTCAGGAAACTGGGGTTCAATCTACAATGTCGAAAGCAGGGACATATTGCAAAAGAAGGTGCATATCCTAAAATGACCACAATTGGTAAATAGTTGAAGAAAAACTTAACCTCAACCTTAAAAGGAAGGCTGAATAATCAGAGCTGCTTACATTCAACTGACTGCTCTGTGTAGATCTCAGACTGATGGCTTTGACATCCCTCTGTAGTGCAACACACACCAAAGAGCCGACGAGGGGTTAGTTCTTCTATGCGTGACTCTAGTTACCGGAAGAGACAGGAGCACATGGAGGTACTTACCACATCACTCTTTACAGTAAAGACTCTGTCTGCCAGACTCTCCACTGCGATCCATTTTACAGGCATTTTGGCTATTCTTCCCTGCCTGTAATAATCTCCACTGTAGATCTTCTTAGATAAACCGAAGTCTgctacacacacagtcatgtcaTCACGCAGCCTGTAAGACAAACGAGGAATGGACTTGGGAATAAAGAGGAACAGCAAATCACATAAGCCCTCTAAAAAGGCAAACTGACCGTTACAAGTTTCAGGTTTAATCTAAAAGCgacgctttaaaaaaacaaacaaatgttgaaTGTTCAACCTACATGCAATTGCGAGCCGCCAGGTCCCGATGCAGAAAGCTACGACCACTGAGATACTCCATACCCAAAGCAATGTCAGCCATGAACTTCAGGAGTGTCTGGGTGGGCAAGAactgtgtaaaaaaacacaaagcaaaataACAATTATAGGTCTAGTTTTTTAATACTAATATATCTTATGAGCTGCCTGGAATATATTTCTGTGTTTCGCAGGAATCTTACCACTGGACTTTCTCCAAGGCGTGAGCGCAGCAGGAAGCTATGAAGATCTCCATATTTCATGAATGGCAGGATGACCATCGGCTTTGGAAAATGCCCTACACCTACTTCCAAGCACACGCCTAAAGTAGACAAGTCAATACACAGAAATAATGTTCAGACCGGCAATGGAAAATGGAGCAGGTAACTGAGTAGTGGGATACGACAATACTTTAAGAGGTAAATAATACGACACTCGTACCGAGCAGTTTGATGACATTAAGATGGTTAAAATCCTTCATGCAGGCCGCCTCATTCAGGAACTCTTCAATCTCCCTATGAGAGAAGCTATCCACTGTTTGAAGAAAGAACATAAAAAATGATCTGCcggtttcattttattttatagatgACCAAAAGATGTCTTTTAGTAAAAGAAAGCTCACGTTTCATCGTCTTCACGGCAACTTTCTCTGATGTTCCATCTGGTTGTTGTAAATGTCCCTCAACCACGGAGCCAAATTCACCTGATAAAATAAGATCATAAGTACTTCCTCTTCTGCACAGTATGTGTTGCTATCTGTATTAACCTAGAGATAATGGCTGCAAAAATGCTCACTCACCCTCTCCAAGAACCTTCCCTATCGAGAGCAAGTTCCTCATGACCATCACGTCCTGAAGTTTGGCCTGGAGTTCATCGCTAACACCAAGGTTCCCAACTGCACACAGGACCCACTCAAGTTATTGCGTATTCATAAATGTGCCTTTTGGAGGATAACATGAGTCTCTGCATATGTGTTCGCAATAATATTCAACAACATACATGTGATTCCTATGGCGGATCGATTGTAAGTCCTCTGGGGTTTGTACTGCACAAAAGGCTGCTGCTTTTCTCCACCTCCAAACACCcgcctgcaggggggggggggggggggacatgggaagagagaaaacagagaatGCTGAATAAACAGTGAGCTAATCCTCTCACCAACATCACAACAGCTGtaatcatgcacacacatgctgagATTCAACTGAAGAGGTGGTTGAGTGAGGAAACCCTCTGAGCTGTTGCTTTCCTGATATTGAGGTCACATACTGTTTTCCTATCTGAGTGGCAGCCTGTGACACATTCCTATCCATATCCTGAGTGGCAATACTGAGTCACAGACTTTATAATAATGAACCTCAGAGAATCATCAGCTGATTATTGTCCATTTCTCCAGCTGCACAGTTATTACAGGACTCAGGTGCAGACGATGGTGATTAATAGGAAGCAAAAGGCAGTTTATTAGTCCGGAAGTGGTGCGTTTTTTCTAAGTCTTTGCCAAGATTCCTTGTGTCATTGAAGAATGTCAAAAATAAACTATGTCTAAAACtatttgatgtttttaaagCAAAGTCGACAAATGGGTCACAAATACGATGATCTGTAGCAACTTCAAAGATACGCAATCACACTTGGAGCAAGGCTGGTAATGAAATCCACACTGTGTTTGCACAGAAGATCGTCAGCATACCCAAACCAAGAGTCAGAAGTCCTGTTGTGCACACAGATAGCCCCCCAGAGGATCATCAGCAGAAGACAGAAGCTGCACACCACGGCCAGCACGACGTAGACAGAGTCTGGAACCATGGTGTCAGGGCTGGACGACGGGGACACCGCTGATTCTGAGATAGGGAGAAGTAACACAACTTTCAGCAAATGAGACAAGATGTCAAGAGATACGTTGTTTCAATGGGAATCAATGAGGATATGTGATTGATCCCAATATGTAACTGGAAGCAGCTTCAGTCTTTTGTATTTTCTGCCATAACTGTctagtgctgcaggaatgagtcctaaaggcCGGAAATGATTCAGCATGTTATCACTTCCGGTCCTCTTGTCAGACGACAAGGTTGTTATTTGAAAGGGTTTTTGGCCTGAAGTAACTTCTGTGGTATGAAATACGTCAGTAAATACCTCAATCATTTCAAagcttttatatgtttttaaaaagtggctaaatgagactacaACAAGTCTTCCATGCCGACTTGTCCGCCTTCGAAGCCTCGTTATGGATACTCACACTCGTGCGACCGTGGTGTAGCCGGTTTATAGCCAACGTTGACATTTAACTTCTGCGAATTGCATTCACGCTTAAAAAAATCATTCACGGTGGTGGTCTTTTGTGAACATTATCTTGGTGAACAAAACGTGTAAAtatcataaacttgtgtttgctACAGTTTTTTTATCTGctataatccaaaatccaatggaaaaatcccattggctATTTGTCAAGGGAATCAGTGTGACGCCAACGGCCGGTGTGGGCCAGCAAAACTacatcatccctgcagcactctattacATCTTGAAAACAATTAAACTAGTTTCCAAACTATTTCTTTGAAAATGTCCAAGATACTCGACTTGAGCTTAAACTTGATGTTTAAGTTCAGCGATGTTAGCGGCACCGTGAGGCAGCGTTGAGCTAAATTCagctcacaatgacaatattAGTATGCTAATTGTTCTAGAATATACAAATGCATCAGCTGAACTTGATAAAGCAATAGAGCAGCTTACTCTCCTCTGGCACAAACAGCCAGACCCGTGGGCTGACCATGCCGCTCCCTGCCTGCGTGCATGCAGCCACCTCCACACTGTAGGTCGTGTTGAATTCCTTCACATCTACAAAGGCCACGGTGTTGTAATAGTGCATCTGAAATAACACACAGCATCACAACAAAGGCCATTTAAATGTGTCTAGTGGCATAGTTACATTCTTTCTAAAAACATGTTTCAACGGTTAATCATTATCTCTGTGGAGTTCAACATGTTGGAAGAGCACGCTGTACGTCACAAGCTAAGAGGTTTAACGGTACAGTAAGATAAGTATGAATTTACCTTGAACTAAACTGAAGGAGAAGCCTATTACCCATGATTCTC from Cyclopterus lumpus isolate fCycLum1 chromosome 15, fCycLum1.pri, whole genome shotgun sequence carries:
- the tmem87b gene encoding transmembrane protein 87A isoform X2 — translated: MAAAVRMRTWSCPTRGVLYLWAVLFLLSLGTIHAVNAAPETGLWQITVVNTSRPLLLRKSMYKNTDIELKVVQFACPEDMTFSIHWYLKYYPCHNEFNNIEEMYGRTPLSRGEGLDPNPLGQGEFIEHKHGPIQCSNGLHSFPMLKKAKADARTVNPPVEGEVPEENDSKWITEEYDSSSNANKSSVKIKDNVIATTWKDGPYLLVVKIVSSKQDANWNLTVDVVMKGSHGYISITEWPLMIFYMVMCIVYIFYALLWFIWAACYWKDLLRIQFWIAGVIFLGMVEKAVFCAEYENTNAVGSASPGLLIFAELVSALKRILARLLVIIVSLGYGIVKPRLGQVMHRVVGLGILYFAFASIEGVLRITGAKDSDLALLANIPLALLDSSLCWWIFVSLAQTIKTLKLRKNPVKLSLYRHFTNTLIFAVIASIIFMGWIAKKFRFTDCQSDWSELWVEDAFWRFLFSVILFVIMFLWRPSANNQRYAFTPLIDDSDDEEIEEFIASTNIADGIKLRSSKSETNGTVKPAEINPEEDLKWVEDNIPSSFTDVALPILLDSDEEIMTTRYEISKLE
- the mertka gene encoding tyrosine-protein kinase Mer isoform X1, giving the protein MAKKSPLGWVGVFLSATAIAIIVGSPVSAQHLWGRFHRPTRTSDPLVIPGRISRVYLSPDQLRRLHFKPTIGSIQLSEGHEAKFNCSIDIPDARLEPTILWEKNGEDLAANTQVVINELQTVTDGVITLLSTVSINHVQRMDAGEYRCRLSISTTMVESQPITIEVEGLPTLIHQPEDRNVTRNTPFTLSCDAVGPPDPVQIRWLRDGLPDSDFRNSSDSYSVSGVDKYTQFSCEAYNSKGVTTSREANINIKVLPGPVSNVTVMERQSSKFILSWSPGHDGFSPLTKCHIRVKEVSRRKGEVMTTRFINVTVPPLQCEVPGLQAMTWYNVSVSCSNEVGASPVAMWIQSNTTEGVPSVYPRNVTAQLNESQLVIRWKPPPDDKINGILSGYDVILRHGSQTNKMHYYNTVAFVDVKEFNTTYSVEVAACTQAGSGMVSPRVWLFVPEEKSAVSPSSSPDTMVPDSVYVVLAVVCSFCLLLMILWGAICVHNRTSDSWFGRVFGGGEKQQPFVQYKPQRTYNRSAIGITFGNLGVSDELQAKLQDVMVMRNLLSIGKVLGEGEFGSVVEGHLQQPDGTSEKVAVKTMKLDSFSHREIEEFLNEAACMKDFNHLNVIKLLGVCLEVGVGHFPKPMVILPFMKYGDLHSFLLRSRLGESPVFLPTQTLLKFMADIALGMEYLSGRSFLHRDLAARNCMLRDDMTVCVADFGLSKKIYSGDYYRQGRIAKMPVKWIAVESLADRVFTVKSDVRDVKAISLRSTQSSQLNWAFGVTMWEIATRGMTPYPGIQNHEIYDYLLEGQRLKQPGDCLDELYEIMYGCWRADPLDRPFFPQLREMLEKLTEKLPESFSKDDIIYINTSFPEEDADGEAPAEHPVFNSSPSCSHQAAENSVVFADIHGSLENEDDEEDDRYVVVVSSDPSMRSPAVDTPLLSRDVTAMDHSSSDTSFLL
- the tmem87b gene encoding transmembrane protein 87A isoform X1, coding for MAAAVRMRTWSCPTRGVLYLWAVLFLLSLGTIHAVNAAPETGLWQITVVNTSRPLLLRKSMYKNTDIELKVVQFACPEDMTFSIHWYLKYYPCHNEFNNIEEMYGRTPLSRGEGLDPNPLGQGEFIEHKHGPIQCSNGLHSFPMLKKAKADARTVNPPVEGEVPEENDSKWITEEYDSSSNANKSSVKIKDNVIATTWKDGPYLLVVKIVSSKQDANWNLTVDVVMKGSHGYISITEWPLMIFYMVMCIVYIFYALLWFIWAACYWKDLLRIQFWIAGVIFLGMVEKAVFCAEYENTNAVGSASPGLLIFAELVSALKRILARLLVIIVSLGYGIVKPRLGQVMHRVVGLGILYFAFASIEGVLRITGGRDNGPALIAAIVLAVLDACVIWFIFVSLAQTIKTLKLRKNPVKLSLYRHFTNTLIFAVIASIIFMGWIAKKFRFTDCQSDWSELWVEDAFWRFLFSVILFVIMFLWRPSANNQRYAFTPLIDDSDDEEIEEFIASTNIADGIKLRSSKSETNGTVKPAEINPEEDLKWVEDNIPSSFTDVALPILLDSDEEIMTTRYEISKLE
- the mertka gene encoding tyrosine-protein kinase Mer isoform X2 is translated as MAKKSPLGWVGVFLSATAIAIIVGSPVSAQHLWGRFHRPTRTSDPLVIPGRISRVYLSPDQLRRLHFKPTIGSIQLSEGHEAKFNCSIDIPDARLEPTILWEKNGEDLAANTQVVINELQTVTDGVITLLSTVSINHVQRMDAGEYRCRLSISTTMVESQPITIEVEGLPTLIHQPEDRNVTRNTPFTLSCDAVGPPDPVQIRWLRDGLPDSDFRNSSDSYSVSGVDKYTQFSCEAYNSKGVTTSREANINIKVLPGPVSNVTVMERQSSKFILSWSPGHDGFSPLTKCHIRVKEVSRRKGEVMTTRFINVTVPPLQCEVPGLQAMTWYNVSVSCSNEVGASPVAMWIQSNTTEGVPSVYPRNVTAQLNESQLVIRWKPPPDDKINGILSGYDVILRHGSQTNKMHYYNTVAFVDVKEFNTTYSVEVAACTQAGSGMVSPRVWLFVPEEKSAVSPSSSPDTMVPDSVYVVLAVVCSFCLLLMILWGAICVHNRTSDSWFGRVFGGGEKQQPFVQYKPQRTYNRSAIGITFGNLGVSDELQAKLQDVMVMRNLLSIGKVLGEGEFGSVVEGHLQQPDGTSEKVAVKTMKLDSFSHREIEEFLNEAACMKDFNHLNVIKLLGVCLEVGVGHFPKPMVILPFMKYGDLHSFLLRSRLGESPVFLPTQTLLKFMADIALGMEYLSGRSFLHRDLAARNCMLRDDMTVCVADFGLSKKIYSGDYYRQGRIAKMPVKWIAVESLADRVFTVKSDVWAFGVTMWEIATRGMTPYPGIQNHEIYDYLLEGQRLKQPGDCLDELYEIMYGCWRADPLDRPFFPQLREMLEKLTEKLPESFSKDDIIYINTSFPEEDADGEAPAEHPVFNSSPSCSHQAAENSVVFADIHGSLENEDDEEDDRYVVVVSSDPSMRSPAVDTPLLSRDVTAMDHSSSDTSFLL